A window of Candidatus Eisenbacteria bacterium contains these coding sequences:
- a CDS encoding aminodeoxychorismate/anthranilate synthase component II: MIAVIDNYDSFTYNLVQYLGTLGAELQVTRNDAITVEALAELAPEGIVISPGPGQPRDAGISEDVIRHFSGRVPVLGVCLGHQGIGEVFGGRVVRATKLMHGKTSPVLHQGRGLFAGIDNPFEATRYHSLIVEREGLPAILEVIAWTPDGEIMGLKHREHETWGVQFHPESVLTAPGLKLMENFLVLCRQAKETTT, from the coding sequence ATGATCGCGGTCATCGACAACTACGACTCCTTCACCTACAACCTGGTGCAGTATCTGGGCACCCTCGGTGCCGAGCTGCAGGTGACACGCAACGACGCGATCACCGTCGAAGCGCTCGCCGAGCTCGCGCCCGAAGGCATCGTGATCTCGCCGGGGCCCGGGCAGCCGCGCGACGCCGGCATCTCGGAAGACGTGATCCGCCACTTCTCGGGTCGTGTGCCGGTGCTCGGCGTGTGTCTGGGCCATCAGGGCATCGGAGAGGTATTCGGAGGTCGCGTGGTTCGGGCCACCAAGCTGATGCACGGCAAGACCAGCCCGGTGCTCCACCAGGGCCGTGGGCTGTTCGCAGGCATCGACAACCCGTTCGAGGCCACGCGCTACCATTCGTTGATCGTCGAGCGCGAGGGACTGCCCGCGATTCTGGAAGTCATCGCCTGGACGCCCGACGGCGAAATCATGGGGCTCAAGCATCGAGAGCACGAGACCTGGGGCGTTCAGTTCCACCCCGAGTCGGTGCTGACGGCGCCGGGACTCAAGCTGATGGAGAACTTCCTCGTGTTGTGCCGCCAGGCCAAGGAGACCACGACGTGA
- the trpE gene encoding anthranilate synthase component I, which produces MIVPTRSEFAALARGGRLVPVYREVFADFETPVSAFRKVDSGAYSFLLESVEGGEKWGRYSLLGSRPSKVFVARGGRAELIENGASRALEGHPRAALQRLLEEHQAVALPGLPRFCGGAVGFMGYDVVRWFERVPEHPHADDTIPDAVLMFGDVVSVFDNLSHTMKVVTHARAGSDPPAAYDAAVARLEAEVARLRAPLPWNEPRRGQPLPEPRSTMTRESYCRAVDVAKEHIRAGDIFQAVLSHRMSVAVGHDAFEAYRALRVTNPSPYMYFLKLGELAIAGSSPEVLVRKTDALVEVRPIAGTRPRGRTPEEDRELEAELRANEKECAEHVMLVDLGRNDVGRVAQYGSVETNERMSVERYSQVMHLVSNVRGQVRPDATPLDIVAACFPAGTVSGAPKVRAMEIISSLEPSPRGVYAGAVGHFDYHGNLDLCIAIRTLVYRNGEATWGAGAGIVADSEPEREWEETLNKGRALWLAVQRAEQGLA; this is translated from the coding sequence ATGATCGTTCCGACCCGCTCCGAGTTCGCCGCGCTGGCCCGCGGGGGACGGCTGGTTCCCGTGTACCGGGAGGTCTTCGCCGACTTCGAGACCCCGGTCTCGGCGTTTCGAAAAGTCGACTCGGGCGCCTATTCGTTTCTGCTCGAGAGCGTCGAGGGCGGAGAGAAGTGGGGCCGCTACTCGCTGCTCGGCAGCCGCCCCTCCAAGGTGTTCGTGGCTCGGGGCGGACGCGCGGAGCTGATCGAGAACGGAGCGAGCCGTGCGCTCGAAGGGCACCCACGCGCGGCGTTGCAGCGACTGCTCGAAGAGCATCAGGCGGTCGCGCTGCCGGGCCTGCCGCGGTTCTGTGGCGGCGCGGTGGGCTTCATGGGTTACGACGTGGTGCGATGGTTCGAACGCGTGCCGGAGCACCCGCACGCCGACGACACGATCCCCGATGCGGTGCTGATGTTCGGCGACGTGGTGAGCGTGTTCGACAACTTGTCGCACACGATGAAGGTCGTGACGCATGCGCGGGCCGGATCCGATCCGCCCGCGGCCTACGACGCGGCCGTCGCACGCCTCGAAGCCGAGGTTGCACGACTGCGCGCGCCCCTGCCCTGGAATGAGCCGCGACGCGGCCAGCCACTACCCGAGCCGCGCTCGACCATGACGCGGGAGAGTTACTGCCGAGCCGTCGATGTCGCGAAGGAACACATCCGCGCCGGCGACATCTTCCAGGCGGTGCTGAGCCACCGCATGAGTGTCGCAGTGGGTCACGATGCGTTCGAGGCTTATCGCGCGCTGCGCGTGACGAACCCCTCGCCCTACATGTACTTCCTCAAGCTCGGCGAGCTGGCGATCGCGGGTTCGTCGCCTGAGGTGCTGGTGCGGAAGACCGATGCGCTGGTCGAGGTCCGGCCGATCGCTGGCACCCGTCCCCGCGGTCGTACTCCCGAAGAGGACCGCGAACTCGAGGCCGAGCTGCGCGCGAACGAGAAGGAGTGCGCCGAGCACGTGATGCTGGTCGACCTGGGGCGTAACGACGTCGGCCGCGTCGCGCAGTACGGCTCGGTCGAAACCAACGAGCGCATGAGCGTCGAGCGCTACTCGCAGGTCATGCACCTGGTCTCCAATGTGCGCGGTCAGGTGCGCCCGGACGCCACACCGCTCGACATCGTCGCCGCGTGCTTTCCCGCCGGCACCGTGTCGGGGGCCCCGAAAGTGCGGGCGATGGAGATCATCTCGAGCCTCGAGCCCTCGCCTCGCGGGGTGTATGCGGGTGCGGTCGGGCACTTCGACTATCATGGCAACCTCGATCTGTGCATCGCGATCCGCACGCTCGTCTATCGAAACGGCGAGGCGACGTGGGGCGCCGGCGCCGGCATCGTTGCCGACTCGGAGCCCGAGCGCGAGTGGGAGGAGACGCTGAACAAGGGTCGTGCGTTGTGGCTGGCGGTACAGCGGGCCGAGCAGGGACTCGCATGA
- the trpC gene encoding indole-3-glycerol phosphate synthase TrpC produces the protein MSGPGILEQIAAARRPRIERLKVERPPHELRARLSRTRPIGRLERALRRARPSDPLRMICEVKHTSPSRGVLDANVDPVARARAFELGGAAAISLVTEPDFFHGDLGWIDAVRPHVTIPLLLKDFVFDSYQLLDAAARGADGVLLIAAMLSEVSMQRLISDARLLGLDALVEVHDGGELNAALRAGATIVGINHRDLQTFEVDLSLSERLLPEIPGHVATVAESGISRPEDLARLRATRCDSVLMGEVFMTSLDPTATLATLAAAARGEGAGA, from the coding sequence GTGAGCGGTCCCGGCATCCTCGAGCAGATCGCGGCGGCCCGCCGGCCACGCATCGAGCGGCTCAAGGTCGAGCGCCCGCCGCACGAGCTGCGCGCGCGGCTCTCGCGAACCCGGCCGATCGGGCGACTCGAACGTGCGCTGAGGCGCGCGCGCCCCTCCGATCCGCTGCGCATGATCTGCGAGGTCAAGCACACCTCGCCGTCGAGGGGAGTGCTCGACGCGAACGTGGACCCGGTGGCGCGCGCGCGCGCCTTCGAACTCGGGGGAGCGGCCGCGATCTCGCTCGTGACCGAACCGGATTTCTTTCACGGCGATCTCGGCTGGATCGACGCGGTGCGTCCACACGTCACGATCCCGCTGCTGCTCAAGGATTTTGTCTTCGACTCCTATCAGCTGCTCGATGCCGCCGCGCGCGGTGCCGACGGCGTGCTGCTGATCGCGGCGATGTTGTCGGAAGTCTCGATGCAGCGACTCATCAGCGACGCGCGACTGCTGGGGCTCGACGCACTGGTCGAGGTGCACGACGGGGGCGAATTGAATGCCGCGCTGCGAGCCGGAGCGACCATCGTCGGCATCAATCATCGCGATTTGCAGACCTTCGAAGTCGACCTCTCGCTGTCCGAACGATTGCTGCCCGAGATTCCCGGTCACGTCGCGACGGTCGCCGAGAGCGGCATCAGCCGGCCCGAGGACCTCGCTCGACTGCGTGCGACGCGCTGCGACTCGGTGCTGATGGGCGAGGTGTTCATGACCAGTCTCGACCCGACCGCGACGCTCGCGACCCTGGCGGCGGCTGCGCGGGGTGAGGGCGCCGGGGCGTGA
- the trpD gene encoding anthranilate phosphoribosyltransferase, which produces MPPGQGDHDVIQTAIAHLLDGTAISREEGRAVMEQILAGDATSAQIAGFAIALRMRGETPDVLAGMSEAMRGRVAPLRTRRSPLLDTCGTGGDNAGTFNISTTVAIVTAACGVAVAKHGNRAVSSRAGSADVLEALGVRIDLTPEDAGRSLDLLGITFLFAPHYHTALRHAAGPRRELGVRTVFNVLGPLTNPAGAHRQLLGVYADSLVRPIAEVLHRLGSERAWVVHGRDGLDELTVFAKSHVAELDRGAIREFEVDPAEFGLLHTDRSGVAGGDASENATRIRAVLEGEKGAARDIVVLNTGAALVVAGVARDLGEGITSAQQAIDRGTAAAKLGDMASLRI; this is translated from the coding sequence GTGCCGCCAGGCCAAGGAGACCACGACGTGATTCAGACGGCGATCGCGCACCTTCTCGACGGAACCGCGATCTCGCGCGAAGAAGGCCGCGCGGTGATGGAGCAGATCCTCGCGGGCGACGCGACTTCGGCGCAGATCGCCGGCTTCGCGATCGCGTTGCGCATGCGCGGCGAAACACCCGACGTGCTGGCGGGGATGTCGGAGGCCATGCGGGGCCGCGTCGCTCCATTGCGCACCCGCCGCAGCCCGCTGCTCGACACCTGCGGCACAGGTGGTGACAACGCCGGCACGTTCAACATCTCGACCACCGTCGCGATCGTGACCGCGGCGTGCGGAGTCGCGGTGGCGAAGCACGGCAATCGCGCGGTCTCGAGCCGCGCCGGCAGCGCCGACGTTCTGGAAGCGCTCGGCGTGCGAATCGACCTGACCCCCGAAGATGCGGGGCGCTCGCTCGACCTGCTCGGCATCACGTTCCTGTTCGCGCCCCACTACCACACCGCGCTCCGGCATGCGGCCGGACCGCGACGCGAGCTGGGCGTGCGCACCGTCTTCAACGTGCTCGGCCCGCTCACCAACCCGGCCGGCGCCCATCGCCAGTTGCTCGGCGTCTACGCCGACAGCCTGGTGCGCCCGATCGCCGAGGTGCTCCATCGACTCGGCAGCGAACGCGCCTGGGTGGTGCACGGACGCGACGGACTCGACGAACTGACGGTGTTCGCCAAGTCACACGTCGCCGAGCTCGACCGCGGAGCGATCCGCGAATTCGAAGTCGACCCGGCCGAGTTCGGCCTGCTGCACACTGATCGCTCCGGAGTCGCCGGCGGCGACGCGAGCGAGAACGCCACGCGCATTCGAGCGGTGCTCGAGGGCGAGAAAGGCGCGGCGCGCGACATCGTCGTGCTGAACACCGGCGCCGCCCTGGTGGTCGCAGGAGTCGCGCGCGATCTGGGCGAGGGCATCACGAGTGCTCAGCAGGCGATCGATCGCGGCACCGCGGCCGCCAAGCTCGGCGACATGGCGTCGCTGCGCATCTAG
- a CDS encoding phosphoribosylanthranilate isomerase, with product MTAARHTIVKVCGLTRFEDAEHAIACGADWLGFIVSAGGPREIGADGMAAVVSRLPGATGVAVLAAVSPREALTLAQRAGASRLQLHRVSPSTWPADFPLPCAFVAAVDADGRLIGELAPPPHLVHLDAAHPTLTGGTGVTLPWARLPGLCGDRPFMLAGGLDGSNVAEAIAIAHPFGVDAASRLEYSPGIKDPDRVKRFVEAARLADERSRG from the coding sequence GTGACCGCCGCGCGGCACACGATCGTGAAGGTGTGCGGGCTGACGCGGTTCGAGGACGCCGAGCACGCGATCGCATGCGGGGCCGACTGGCTGGGCTTCATCGTCTCGGCCGGCGGCCCGCGTGAGATCGGCGCCGACGGCATGGCCGCGGTCGTGAGCCGTTTGCCGGGTGCGACCGGCGTGGCGGTGCTCGCCGCCGTGTCGCCGCGCGAGGCTCTGACGCTCGCGCAGCGCGCCGGCGCCTCGCGACTGCAGTTGCATCGCGTCAGTCCCTCCACATGGCCGGCCGACTTCCCGCTGCCATGCGCGTTCGTCGCCGCGGTCGACGCGGACGGGCGACTGATCGGCGAGCTCGCACCGCCGCCTCATCTGGTGCATCTCGATGCCGCGCATCCCACGCTCACCGGCGGCACCGGCGTGACGCTTCCGTGGGCGCGGCTGCCGGGGCTGTGCGGTGATCGGCCCTTCATGCTCGCCGGCGGGCTCGACGGCTCCAACGTGGCGGAGGCGATCGCGATCGCCCACCCGTTCGGCGTCGACGCGGCCTCGCGCCTCGAATACTCGCCCGGAATCAAGGACCCGGACAGGGTGAAGCGCTTCGTCGAAGCGGCGCGCCTCGCCGATGAGCGTTCCCGTGGCTGA
- the trpB gene encoding tryptophan synthase subunit beta has protein sequence MSVPVAEPDRPGHFGPYGGRYVPETLIHALDALTDEYARACADPEFQRTLDQALHEFAGRPTPLVEARRFSERAGCRVFLKREDLLHTGAHKINNTIGQCLLTKRMGKPRVIAETGAGQHGVATAAAAARFGLECVVYMGSEDVRRQRLNVQRMKLLGADVREVDSGSRTLKDAINEALRDWVTSVRTTHYVLGSVLGPHPFPTMVRDFHRVIGLEARAQFERQEGGLPDLLVACVGGGSNAIGLFHAFLDVAQVRKVGVEAGGLGLASGRHAARFADPSVGVLHGTRTLLLQDARGMIRETHSVSAGLDYPALGPEHAWLADRGLATYSHATDAEALDAFEALSRDEGILPALESAHALAWVVREGRALGAKTRVIVNLSGRGDKDVEEVLRVRREGSA, from the coding sequence ATGAGCGTTCCCGTGGCTGAGCCCGATCGCCCCGGCCATTTCGGGCCCTACGGGGGTCGCTACGTTCCCGAGACGCTGATCCATGCGCTCGATGCGCTGACCGACGAGTACGCGCGAGCGTGCGCCGACCCCGAGTTTCAGCGCACGCTCGATCAGGCGCTCCACGAGTTCGCCGGTCGCCCGACTCCGCTGGTCGAGGCGCGGCGCTTCTCGGAACGAGCGGGCTGCCGGGTGTTCCTCAAGCGCGAAGATCTGCTCCACACCGGCGCGCACAAGATCAACAACACGATCGGCCAGTGTCTGCTCACGAAACGCATGGGCAAGCCGCGCGTGATCGCCGAGACCGGAGCCGGACAGCACGGAGTAGCGACCGCCGCCGCGGCCGCACGCTTCGGGCTCGAGTGCGTGGTCTACATGGGCAGCGAGGATGTGAGGCGCCAGCGTCTGAACGTGCAGCGCATGAAGCTGCTCGGCGCCGACGTGCGCGAGGTCGACTCGGGCAGCCGCACGCTCAAGGACGCGATCAACGAGGCACTGCGCGACTGGGTGACCTCGGTGCGCACCACGCACTACGTGCTGGGCTCCGTGCTGGGCCCGCACCCGTTTCCGACCATGGTGCGCGACTTCCACCGCGTGATCGGCCTCGAAGCACGCGCGCAGTTCGAACGGCAGGAGGGCGGGCTGCCCGATCTGCTGGTCGCGTGCGTGGGCGGGGGCAGCAACGCGATCGGGCTCTTTCATGCATTCCTCGATGTGGCCCAGGTGCGCAAGGTCGGTGTGGAAGCCGGTGGGCTCGGCCTCGCGAGCGGCCGCCATGCCGCGCGCTTCGCCGACCCCAGCGTCGGCGTGCTTCACGGAACCCGGACACTGCTCCTTCAGGACGCGCGCGGCATGATTCGCGAAACCCACTCGGTGTCCGCGGGGTTAGACTATCCGGCGCTCGGGCCCGAGCACGCGTGGCTCGCGGATCGAGGGCTGGCGACCTACTCGCACGCCACGGACGCCGAGGCGCTCGACGCCTTCGAGGCGCTGTCCCGCGACGAGGGCATTCTGCCGGCGCTCGAGAGTGCGCACGCGCTGGCGTGGGTGGTCCGAGAGGGTCGCGCGCTCGGCGCGAAGACGCGCGTCATCGTCAATCTGTCGGGCCGAGGCGACAAGGACGTCGAAGAGGTGCTGCGTGTGAGGCGGGAGGGCAGCGCATGA
- a CDS encoding zinc-ribbon domain-containing protein: MFCSRCGREVQPNAIYCSNCGAALAPTGAPIMAAEPFAAVQPVVTAEPLATSPRYAGFWRRFFALWVDSLLLCVLQLPVSLTIGQDLPFLFGSNGLPDFDALTASIGALALTNACTLLISWLYYALLESSATQATLGKLLLGVRVTDLEGRRIGFGRASLRWLARFVSNLTFGIGYVMAAFTSRRQTLHDLMTNTLVVKGRP, encoded by the coding sequence GTGTTCTGTTCCCGCTGTGGCCGAGAGGTGCAGCCCAACGCCATCTATTGCTCGAACTGCGGGGCGGCGCTGGCACCCACGGGCGCGCCGATCATGGCCGCGGAGCCGTTCGCCGCTGTGCAGCCCGTGGTGACCGCGGAGCCGCTCGCGACCTCTCCGAGATACGCCGGTTTCTGGCGGCGCTTCTTCGCGCTGTGGGTGGACTCGCTCCTGCTGTGCGTGCTTCAGCTTCCGGTCTCGCTCACGATCGGCCAGGACCTGCCGTTCCTGTTCGGCAGTAACGGGCTCCCGGACTTCGACGCACTGACCGCATCGATCGGCGCCCTCGCGCTGACAAACGCCTGCACCTTGTTGATCAGCTGGCTGTATTACGCGCTGCTCGAGAGTTCCGCGACTCAGGCGACACTCGGCAAGTTGCTGCTCGGCGTTCGCGTCACCGATCTCGAAGGCCGCCGCATCGGCTTCGGCCGCGCTTCCCTGCGGTGGCTGGCGCGCTTCGTCAGCAATCTGACGTTCGGAATCGGCTACGTGATGGCCGCATTCACGAGCCGACGCCAGACGCTGCACGACCTGATGACGAACACGCTGGTCGTCAAGGGGCGTCCGTGA